A portion of the Bacillus thuringiensis genome contains these proteins:
- a CDS encoding PhoH family protein: MDKIYVLDTNVLLQDPLSIFSFETNEVVIPAVVLEEVDSKKRYMDEVGRNARYVSKLIDKFREIGKLHESIPLENGGTFRIELNHRSFVQLQDIFVEKTNDNRILAVAKNLSLEEQEKEDGKSVILVSKDVLVRVKADAIGLKAEDYLSDRVIEVENIYSGFLEGYISKEQLDYFYEKGELPLSEIANHPFYPNQFVVMKDALGGSSSALGIVDHLGKKVKKLIFHNEQVWGIRPRNVQQIMGLELLLREDIPLVTLTGKAGTGKTLLALASGLMQTEDLGLYKKLLVARPIVPVGKDIGYLPGEKEEKLRPWMQPIFDNLEYLFNTKKPGELDAILAGMGSIEVEALTYIRGRSIPDQFIIIDEAQNLTKHEVKTILTRVGEKSKIVLMGDPQQIDHPYLDEYNNGLTYVVEKFKEQRISGHVKFVKGERSNLAQLAADLL; this comes from the coding sequence TTGGATAAAATTTATGTGTTAGATACGAATGTACTTTTGCAGGATCCTTTATCTATTTTTTCATTTGAAACCAATGAAGTAGTGATTCCAGCAGTTGTATTAGAAGAGGTTGATTCGAAAAAACGTTATATGGATGAAGTAGGACGAAATGCTCGTTATGTATCTAAGTTAATAGATAAATTTCGTGAAATAGGAAAGCTGCATGAAAGTATCCCGCTAGAAAATGGCGGAACATTTCGTATTGAATTAAACCATCGTTCATTTGTGCAACTACAAGATATTTTTGTAGAAAAAACAAATGATAATCGAATTTTAGCTGTAGCAAAAAATCTATCTTTAGAAGAACAGGAAAAAGAGGACGGGAAGTCTGTTATTTTAGTAAGTAAAGATGTACTCGTAAGGGTAAAAGCTGATGCAATTGGTTTGAAGGCTGAAGATTATTTAAGTGATCGCGTAATTGAAGTAGAAAATATATATTCTGGCTTTTTAGAAGGATATATATCAAAAGAACAATTGGATTATTTTTATGAGAAAGGTGAATTGCCTCTATCTGAAATTGCGAATCACCCTTTTTACCCAAATCAATTTGTAGTAATGAAAGATGCATTAGGGGGCTCTAGTTCTGCGCTTGGCATTGTGGATCACTTAGGTAAGAAGGTAAAGAAACTTATTTTTCACAATGAACAAGTGTGGGGGATACGACCACGAAACGTGCAGCAAATTATGGGGTTAGAATTGTTGCTTCGTGAAGATATTCCGCTTGTAACGTTAACGGGGAAAGCCGGCACAGGAAAAACGTTACTTGCGTTAGCTTCGGGACTCATGCAAACGGAAGACTTAGGGTTATATAAAAAATTACTCGTTGCAAGGCCAATTGTTCCAGTCGGAAAAGATATCGGTTATTTACCAGGAGAAAAAGAAGAAAAGTTAAGACCATGGATGCAGCCAATTTTTGATAACCTAGAGTATTTATTTAATACAAAAAAGCCAGGAGAGTTAGATGCTATTTTAGCTGGAATGGGTTCGATTGAAGTAGAAGCCCTTACTTATATACGCGGGAGAAGTATTCCAGATCAGTTCATTATCATTGACGAAGCACAAAATTTAACAAAGCATGAAGTAAAAACGATACTAACTAGGGTAGGGGAAAAGAGTAAGATTGTATTGATGGGAGATCCTCAGCAAATTGATCACCCATATTTAGATGAATATAATAATGGCTTAACGTATGTTGTAGAGAAGTTTAAAGAACAGCGTATTAGTGGTCATGTGAAGTTTGTTAAAGGGGAGCGATCTAATTTAGCTCAACTAGCAGCAGATTTATTGTAA
- a CDS encoding pyridoxamine 5'-phosphate oxidase family protein: protein MANVVEPTLTEGLVQTLRKECIVMIATTDFEKQVPNVSAISWVYAVSKTSIRFAVDQRSRIVENIRHNTGVVLTIMANESVFSISGAGEILTDRMEGISLKLTVIEVNVQEVRDVMFYGAKLAIEPTYEKTYDLRAAKKLDNEVLVGIREL from the coding sequence ATGGCGAATGTAGTAGAGCCTACTTTAACAGAGGGTTTAGTACAAACGTTGCGTAAAGAGTGTATTGTGATGATAGCAACGACAGATTTTGAAAAACAAGTTCCTAACGTAAGTGCTATTTCTTGGGTGTATGCAGTGAGCAAAACTAGTATTCGATTTGCAGTAGATCAACGGTCACGTATTGTGGAAAATATAAGGCATAATACAGGGGTAGTATTGACTATAATGGCGAATGAATCCGTATTTTCCATAAGTGGTGCAGGTGAAATTTTGACAGATAGAATGGAAGGTATTTCTTTGAAATTAACTGTAATAGAAGTTAATGTGCAAGAAGTACGTGATGTTATGTTTTATGGAGCGAAACTTGCAATTGAACCAACATATGAAAAAACATACGATCTTCGGGCGGCGAAAAAGTTGGATAACGAAGTGCTAGTAGGAATAAGAGAATTATAA
- a CDS encoding YlaI family protein: MRVKCMICDKKDMLDDENPMAKKLRNRPIHTYMCMECSERIAERTMERHASGNFRLYRDKKVEDDW, translated from the coding sequence ATGAGAGTCAAATGTATGATTTGTGATAAAAAAGATATGTTAGATGATGAAAATCCTATGGCAAAAAAACTGCGTAATCGCCCTATTCATACATATATGTGCATGGAATGTTCGGAACGAATTGCAGAGCGTACAATGGAACGTCATGCAAGTGGTAATTTCCGATTATATCGTGATAAAAAAGTCGAAGACGATTGGTAA
- a CDS encoding YlaH-like family protein: MLERMSFFAKLCKVDENPELGMWLLYGIIIILSALVYNLGFARKLSIIKNIVIYISLAIGCTVLTFFAVFLPVGEGLVVAAIVLGIYRLRLRQAKQQKAG; the protein is encoded by the coding sequence GTGTTAGAAAGAATGTCTTTTTTTGCGAAATTATGTAAAGTTGATGAAAATCCAGAATTAGGGATGTGGTTACTGTATGGCATCATTATTATATTAAGTGCACTTGTGTATAATTTAGGTTTTGCAAGAAAACTATCAATAATAAAAAATATAGTGATATATATATCGTTAGCGATTGGATGTACAGTGTTAACTTTCTTTGCAGTTTTTTTACCTGTTGGAGAGGGACTTGTTGTAGCGGCAATTGTACTTGGAATTTATAGGTTACGATTACGTCAAGCGAAACAACAAAAAGCAGGGTGA
- the typA gene encoding translational GTPase TypA: MLKKRQDLRNIAIIAHVDHGKTTLVDQLLRQAGTFRANEHIEERAMDSNDLERERGITILAKNTAIHYEDKRINILDTPGHADFGGEVERIMKMVDGVLLVVDAYEGCMPQTRFVLKKALEQNLTPIVVVNKIDRDFARPDEVVDEVVDLFIELGANEDQLEFPVVFASAMNGTASLDSNPANQEENMKSLFDTIIEHIPAPVDNSEEPLQFQVALLDYNDYVGRIGVGRVFRGTMKVGQQVALMKVDGSVKQFRVTKLFGYIGLKRQEIEEAKAGDLVAVSGMEDINVGETVCPVEHEEALPLLRIDEPTLQMTFLVNNSPFAGREGKFITSRKIEERLRSQLETDVSLRVDNTDSPDAWIVSGRGELHLSILIENMRREGYELQVSKPEVIIKDVDGVRCEPVERVQIDVPEEYTGSIMESMGARKGEMLDMVNNGNGQVRLTFMVPARGLIGYTTEFLTLTRGYGILNHTFDCYQPVHAGQVGGRRQGVLVSLETGKASQYGIMQVEDRGVIFVEPGTEVYAGMIVGEHTRENDLTVNVVKMKQQTNIRSATKDQTSTMKKPRLMTLEESLEYLNDDEFCEVTPESIRLRKKILDKSERERAAKKKKSVEA, encoded by the coding sequence ATGTTGAAAAAACGACAAGATTTACGTAATATAGCAATTATTGCCCACGTTGACCATGGTAAAACAACACTTGTTGACCAGTTATTACGTCAAGCGGGGACATTCCGTGCGAATGAACATATTGAAGAACGCGCAATGGATTCAAATGATCTAGAAAGAGAACGCGGTATTACAATTTTAGCGAAGAATACAGCGATTCACTATGAAGATAAAAGAATTAACATTTTAGATACACCAGGTCACGCTGACTTCGGTGGAGAAGTAGAACGTATCATGAAAATGGTTGATGGTGTTCTACTTGTTGTTGATGCATATGAAGGTTGTATGCCACAAACACGATTCGTTTTAAAGAAAGCTCTTGAGCAAAACTTAACTCCAATCGTTGTTGTAAACAAAATTGACCGTGACTTCGCTCGCCCTGATGAAGTAGTTGATGAAGTAGTTGACTTATTCATCGAACTTGGTGCAAACGAAGATCAATTAGAGTTCCCAGTTGTATTTGCATCAGCAATGAACGGAACAGCAAGCTTAGATTCAAATCCAGCAAATCAAGAAGAGAATATGAAATCATTATTCGATACAATTATCGAACATATTCCAGCACCAGTTGATAACAGCGAAGAGCCACTTCAATTCCAAGTAGCACTTCTTGATTACAACGACTACGTTGGACGTATTGGAGTTGGACGCGTATTCCGCGGTACAATGAAGGTTGGACAACAAGTTGCTTTAATGAAAGTTGACGGAAGTGTAAAACAATTCCGCGTAACGAAATTATTCGGTTACATTGGATTAAAACGTCAAGAAATTGAAGAAGCAAAAGCTGGAGATTTAGTAGCTGTTTCAGGTATGGAAGACATTAACGTAGGTGAAACGGTATGTCCGGTTGAGCATGAAGAGGCTTTACCATTATTACGTATTGATGAGCCAACACTACAAATGACATTCCTTGTAAATAACAGCCCATTTGCAGGTCGTGAAGGTAAATTCATTACATCTCGTAAAATTGAAGAGCGTCTTCGTTCACAATTAGAAACAGATGTAAGTTTACGTGTAGATAATACAGATTCTCCTGATGCATGGATCGTATCTGGACGCGGGGAACTGCATTTATCTATCTTAATTGAAAACATGCGTCGTGAAGGTTATGAACTACAAGTATCTAAGCCTGAAGTAATTATTAAAGATGTCGATGGCGTAAGATGTGAACCTGTAGAGCGCGTACAAATCGATGTTCCTGAAGAATACACTGGTTCTATTATGGAATCAATGGGTGCACGTAAAGGTGAAATGTTAGACATGGTGAATAACGGAAACGGTCAAGTTCGCCTTACTTTCATGGTTCCGGCACGTGGTTTAATTGGTTACACAACAGAATTCCTAACATTAACTCGTGGTTACGGTATTTTAAACCATACATTCGATTGCTACCAACCAGTACATGCTGGACAAGTGGGTGGACGTCGCCAAGGTGTTCTAGTTTCACTTGAAACAGGAAAAGCATCACAATACGGTATTATGCAAGTTGAAGACCGTGGTGTAATCTTCGTTGAACCAGGTACAGAAGTATATGCTGGTATGATTGTAGGAGAACATACTCGTGAGAACGACTTAACAGTTAACGTTGTGAAAATGAAACAACAAACTAACATTCGTTCTGCAACGAAAGATCAAACTTCAACAATGAAAAAACCACGCTTAATGACTCTAGAAGAGTCATTAGAGTACTTAAACGATGACGAGTTCTGTGAAGTAACTCCAGAATCAATTCGTTTACGTAAAAAGATTCTTGATAAGAGCGAACGTGAAAGAGCTGCTAAGAAAAAGAAATCTGTAGAAGCGTAA
- a CDS encoding DUF5325 family protein: protein MEHIQYRFLLTAIIGVIFLIGIGIMIAENSPIGIIICIIGTFVAVGYGFVTKRKMRKSQ, encoded by the coding sequence ATGGAACACATTCAATATCGCTTTTTATTAACCGCAATTATCGGTGTTATTTTCTTAATCGGTATCGGCATTATGATTGCTGAAAATAGTCCAATCGGTATTATTATTTGCATTATCGGTACATTTGTTGCAGTTGGATACGGTTTTGTAACAAAAAGAAAAATGCGCAAATCACAATAA
- a CDS encoding inositol monophosphatase family protein, translating into MQEVWKDIDAHAKRWIRDAGEHLMASMKKALIIETKSNAADLVTNMDREIEQFLIGKIKETFPNHNILGEEGYGDEITSSDGVVWLIDPIDGTMNFVHQKRNFAISIGIYENGIGKIGLIYDPVHDELYHAVKGSGAFCNDISIPPLEKGTVEQSIVALNAIWLTDNPLLNMESMMALVKKARGTRSYGCAALEMVYVATGRIDAYVTPRLSPWDFGGGQIIVEEVGGKVTTFAGAPLSIIEKSSVLVAKPGVYEEVLSFI; encoded by the coding sequence ATGCAAGAAGTATGGAAAGACATCGATGCACACGCCAAACGGTGGATTCGGGATGCAGGAGAGCATTTAATGGCATCCATGAAAAAAGCACTTATTATAGAAACAAAATCCAATGCAGCTGACTTAGTTACAAATATGGACCGAGAGATAGAACAGTTTTTAATTGGGAAAATTAAAGAAACATTCCCGAATCATAATATTTTAGGAGAAGAGGGTTATGGAGACGAGATAACGTCTTCTGACGGGGTTGTTTGGTTAATTGATCCAATTGACGGCACGATGAACTTTGTTCATCAAAAAAGAAATTTTGCAATTTCAATTGGGATTTATGAGAACGGTATCGGAAAGATTGGACTTATTTATGATCCAGTACATGATGAACTATATCATGCAGTCAAGGGGTCTGGAGCTTTTTGTAATGATATATCAATTCCTCCATTGGAAAAAGGGACTGTAGAGCAAAGTATTGTAGCTTTAAATGCGATATGGCTTACAGATAATCCATTGCTTAATATGGAAAGTATGATGGCACTTGTTAAGAAAGCAAGGGGCACGAGATCATATGGCTGTGCAGCGTTAGAGATGGTATATGTTGCAACAGGAAGAATAGATGCATATGTAACGCCGAGATTATCACCATGGGATTTTGGCGGAGGACAGATAATTGTAGAAGAAGTTGGAGGTAAGGTAACGACATTCGCTGGAGCACCACTTTCTATCATAGAGAAGAGCAGTGTGTTAGTTGCAAAACCAGGAGTGTATGAAGAAGTGTTATCATTTATATGA
- a CDS encoding YktB family protein yields the protein MTIQTFKSTDFDVFTVDGLEERMSAIKTNIHPKLEALGEQFAEYLSQHTDENFFYHVAKHARRKVNPPNDTWVAFSTNKRGYKMLPHFQIGLWGTHAFIYFGLIYECPQKVETAHAFLEHLNDLKTNIPNDFVWSIDHTKPSVKLHKTLETEDLQKMIERLATVKKAELLVGIHISPEEFSAMTNEQFLAKIESTMQSLLPLYALCNR from the coding sequence ATGACAATACAAACATTCAAGTCAACTGATTTTGATGTCTTTACAGTTGATGGTCTCGAAGAACGAATGAGTGCAATTAAAACGAACATTCATCCTAAGCTAGAAGCTTTAGGGGAACAATTTGCAGAATACTTATCCCAACACACTGATGAGAACTTTTTTTATCATGTTGCAAAACACGCACGCCGCAAAGTCAATCCACCAAACGATACTTGGGTTGCTTTTTCAACAAATAAACGAGGATATAAAATGCTACCGCATTTCCAAATCGGCTTATGGGGTACTCATGCCTTCATATACTTTGGTTTAATCTATGAGTGTCCACAAAAAGTTGAGACGGCTCATGCCTTCTTAGAACATTTAAATGATTTAAAAACAAATATTCCAAATGACTTCGTTTGGTCCATTGACCATACTAAACCAAGTGTGAAATTACATAAGACACTTGAAACTGAAGACTTACAAAAGATGATTGAACGACTAGCTACTGTAAAAAAAGCAGAATTATTAGTTGGTATTCATATATCACCAGAGGAGTTTTCAGCAATGACCAACGAACAATTCCTTGCTAAGATTGAATCTACGATGCAATCACTCCTTCCTTTATATGCACTTTGTAATCGATAG
- a CDS encoding UPF0223 family protein, translated as MEYQYPLDYDWSNEEMVIIVKFYEAIEKAYEKGIIREELMGLYRRFKEIVPSKAEEKKIDKEFQEVSGYSIYRAIQRAKEVEEQKLVKM; from the coding sequence ATGGAATATCAATATCCGTTAGATTATGATTGGTCAAATGAGGAAATGGTTATAATTGTGAAGTTTTATGAAGCGATTGAGAAAGCTTATGAAAAAGGAATTATAAGAGAAGAATTAATGGGTTTATATCGTCGTTTTAAAGAGATTGTTCCATCGAAAGCAGAAGAAAAGAAAATTGATAAAGAGTTTCAAGAAGTAAGTGGATACTCTATATATCGTGCTATTCAAAGGGCAAAGGAAGTCGAAGAACAAAAGCTTGTAAAAATGTAA
- the speA gene encoding arginine decarboxylase, with protein sequence MSQYETPLFTALVEHSKRNPIQFHIPGHKKGQGMDPTFREFIGHNALAIDLINIAPLDDLHHPKGMIKEAQDLAAAAFGADHTFFSIQGTSGAIMTMVMSVCGPGDKILVPRNVHKSVMSAIIFSGAKPIFMHPEIDPKLGISHGITIQSVKKALEEHSDAKGLLVINPTYFGFAADLEQIVQLAHSYDIPVLVDEAHGVHIHFHDELPMSAMQAGADMAATSVHKLGGSLTQSSILNVKEGLVNVKHVQSIISMLTTTSTSYILLASLDVARKRLATEGTALIEQTIQLAEHVRDAINSIEHLYCPGKEMLGTDATFNYDPTKIIVSVKDLGITGHQAEVWLREQYNIEVELSDLYNILCLITLGDTESDTNTLIAALQDLAATFRNRADKGVQVQVEIPEIPVLALSPRDAFYSETEVIPFENASGRIIADFVMVYPPGIPIFTPGEIITQENLEYIRKNLEAGLPVQGPEDMTLQTLRVIKEYKPIS encoded by the coding sequence TTGTCCCAATACGAAACACCATTGTTTACCGCTTTAGTTGAGCACAGTAAGCGAAATCCAATTCAATTCCATATTCCTGGTCATAAAAAAGGACAGGGCATGGATCCTACATTTCGCGAATTTATTGGGCATAATGCATTAGCAATTGATTTAATTAATATTGCGCCACTCGATGATTTACATCATCCAAAAGGTATGATTAAAGAAGCACAGGATTTAGCAGCCGCTGCATTCGGTGCAGATCATACTTTCTTTTCTATTCAAGGTACAAGTGGCGCTATTATGACAATGGTGATGAGCGTTTGCGGTCCTGGTGACAAAATCCTAGTACCACGAAACGTGCATAAATCAGTAATGTCAGCTATTATTTTCTCAGGTGCAAAACCGATTTTCATGCATCCTGAAATCGATCCGAAACTCGGTATTTCTCATGGAATCACAATTCAATCTGTCAAAAAAGCACTTGAAGAGCACTCAGATGCAAAGGGCTTACTTGTTATTAACCCAACGTACTTTGGATTTGCTGCAGACTTAGAACAGATTGTACAATTAGCACATTCTTATGACATCCCTGTACTAGTCGACGAGGCTCATGGTGTTCATATTCATTTTCACGATGAATTGCCGATGTCGGCGATGCAAGCTGGTGCAGACATGGCAGCAACAAGTGTTCACAAATTAGGAGGCTCTTTAACTCAAAGTTCTATTCTTAATGTGAAAGAAGGCTTGGTGAATGTAAAACATGTCCAATCTATTATTAGCATGCTTACAACTACATCAACTTCTTACATCTTGTTAGCATCACTTGATGTTGCGAGAAAACGTCTTGCTACAGAAGGAACAGCACTCATAGAACAAACAATACAATTAGCTGAACATGTTCGTGATGCTATAAATTCTATTGAGCATCTTTACTGTCCTGGAAAAGAAATGTTAGGTACAGATGCTACCTTTAACTATGATCCTACAAAGATAATTGTATCTGTAAAAGATTTAGGTATTACCGGCCACCAAGCTGAAGTATGGCTTAGAGAGCAATATAACATTGAAGTAGAACTCTCAGATTTATACAACATACTATGTCTTATCACTTTGGGAGACACAGAAAGTGATACAAATACACTTATTGCAGCATTACAAGATTTAGCAGCAACATTTAGAAATAGGGCAGATAAAGGTGTTCAAGTACAAGTAGAGATTCCAGAAATTCCAGTGCTAGCACTTTCTCCTCGAGATGCTTTTTATTCGGAAACAGAAGTCATTCCATTTGAAAATGCATCGGGTCGTATTATAGCTGATTTTGTTATGGTTTATCCGCCAGGGATTCCAATCTTTACTCCGGGGGAAATTATTACACAAGAAAACTTAGAGTATATTCGTAAAAACTTAGAAGCAGGTTTACCTGTACAAGGTCCTGAAGATATGACATTACAAACATTACGTGTTATTAAAGAGTACAAGCCTATCAGTTGA
- a CDS encoding protein-glutamine gamma-glutamyltransferase, whose translation MIVIGRSIVHPYITNEYEPFAAEKQQILSIMAGNQEVYSFRTADELSFDLNLRVNIIISALELFQSGFQFRTFQQSFCNPQYWKRTSLGGFELLPNIPPSIAIQDIFKNGKLYGTECATAMIIIFYKALLSLYEEETFNRLFANLLLYTWDYDQDLRLITKNGGDLVPGDLVYFKNPQVNPATIEWQGENTIYLGNFFFYGHGVGVKTKEEIIYSLNERRVPYAFISAFLTDTITRIDSRIMSQYASSSTPQTSISFIPIRDDAIVATVGHTTTIY comes from the coding sequence ATGATTGTAATAGGCCGTTCTATTGTACATCCTTATATTACAAATGAATATGAGCCATTTGCAGCAGAGAAACAACAAATTTTATCAATAATGGCAGGAAATCAAGAAGTTTATTCCTTCCGAACAGCTGATGAACTCAGCTTTGATCTCAATTTACGAGTTAATATTATTATCTCTGCACTAGAACTTTTTCAAAGTGGATTTCAGTTTCGCACATTTCAACAATCCTTTTGCAACCCCCAGTATTGGAAAAGAACATCCCTTGGAGGATTCGAGCTTCTTCCAAACATACCACCTTCCATTGCCATACAAGATATTTTCAAAAACGGAAAACTATATGGAACTGAATGTGCAACCGCTATGATCATTATTTTTTATAAAGCTTTATTATCATTGTATGAGGAAGAAACTTTCAATCGTCTATTTGCAAACCTTTTACTTTATACATGGGACTATGATCAAGATCTAAGGCTCATAACAAAAAACGGTGGCGATCTTGTTCCAGGTGACCTCGTTTACTTTAAAAACCCACAAGTGAATCCAGCTACGATTGAGTGGCAAGGAGAAAACACAATCTATTTAGGAAATTTCTTTTTTTACGGACATGGCGTAGGTGTAAAAACAAAAGAAGAAATTATTTATTCATTAAATGAACGACGTGTCCCTTACGCTTTTATTTCAGCTTTCTTGACCGATACTATTACCCGTATAGATAGCCGTATAATGAGCCAATACGCTTCTTCTAGTACACCACAGACATCCATAAGCTTTATTCCAATTAGAGATGATGCAATCGTTGCAACAGTTGGCCATACAACTACAATTTATTAA
- a CDS encoding GapA-binding peptide SR1P, translated as MGTIVCQVCEGTIGHFEDEKSTVLYGKCGSHCECDHKEHTKA; from the coding sequence ATGGGAACAATCGTATGCCAAGTATGTGAAGGAACAATTGGACATTTTGAAGATGAAAAATCAACAGTACTATACGGGAAATGTGGATCTCATTGCGAATGTGACCATAAAGAACATACAAAAGCTTAA
- a CDS encoding GapA-binding peptide SR1P has product MGTIVCQVCEGTIGHFEDEKTTVLYGKCGTNCDCARKDNAKA; this is encoded by the coding sequence ATGGGAACAATCGTATGCCAAGTATGTGAAGGAACAATCGGACATTTTGAAGATGAGAAAACGACAGTACTTTACGGAAAATGTGGAACAAATTGTGACTGTGCTAGAAAAGATAATGCGAAAGCTTAA
- a CDS encoding GapA-binding peptide SR1P — MGTIVCQDCEGTIAHFEDEKVTVLYGKCGSCGCDHTEHTKAQ, encoded by the coding sequence ATGGGAACAATCGTATGTCAAGATTGTGAAGGTACAATTGCACACTTCGAAGATGAGAAAGTAACGGTACTTTACGGGAAATGTGGATCTTGCGGATGTGATCACACAGAGCATACAAAAGCCCAATAA
- a CDS encoding DUF3055 domain-containing protein, giving the protein MFEKLYDEHESVKVRFLGFMTHDTRYDFGVIYTNMFFGKPLIVCMQTGRSTLLGRDDVENVQYIQEIFKLGSEEEAKELAQFFKFLVPSTSLHAEYEE; this is encoded by the coding sequence ATGTTTGAAAAATTGTATGATGAGCATGAAAGTGTGAAGGTACGATTTTTAGGATTTATGACACATGATACACGTTATGATTTTGGTGTTATTTATACAAATATGTTTTTTGGAAAACCGCTCATTGTTTGTATGCAAACAGGAAGGTCTACTTTACTCGGACGAGATGATGTAGAGAATGTTCAATATATACAGGAGATTTTTAAATTAGGATCAGAAGAGGAAGCGAAGGAGTTAGCTCAGTTTTTCAAATTTCTAGTTCCGTCAACTTCTTTACATGCGGAATATGAAGAATAA
- a CDS encoding DUF1885 family protein, whose translation MQHAFITLVPKSNQQSVSIDDIKQLFHYYKTVTSKTGAQINFTYTNTAFPYEILDTSTTTLKLQSNHDRYDSIYIGVGIENEQSFIQVSLPPNATYGDKGKANEFCRFLAKKLEGELQLFNGRTMYFYKR comes from the coding sequence ATGCAACACGCCTTTATTACGCTTGTACCTAAATCCAATCAACAATCTGTTTCAATAGATGATATAAAACAACTTTTTCATTATTATAAAACAGTTACTTCTAAAACTGGTGCCCAAATTAATTTCACGTATACAAATACCGCTTTTCCTTATGAAATTTTAGATACATCTACAACAACATTAAAACTTCAATCCAATCACGATCGGTATGACTCAATTTATATTGGTGTTGGTATAGAAAATGAACAATCTTTCATCCAAGTTTCTTTACCACCTAATGCAACATATGGTGACAAAGGGAAAGCAAATGAATTTTGCCGTTTTTTAGCGAAGAAATTAGAAGGAGAGTTACAATTATTTAATGGAAGAACAATGTATTTTTATAAACGTTAA